In the Thermodesulfovibrio yellowstonii DSM 11347 genome, one interval contains:
- a CDS encoding Wzz/FepE/Etk N-terminal domain-containing protein: protein MNEQGRKEQYSDEIDLYELLLVLKKRLKLIVAVSFIGLLIGGLVAFLSPDIYQARATLWVDSLIGQSVIERFKTSDSKTSFIIPLGQTKSPEVNNLSLSILNSLEFKKKVLDRLIKQYGEKENILNLTKSINKGQGDIVFKAEIDKKTGSINLISEQKDKKFAEDILRYAIDEFEKELGKTSQTYAEAISTQKEKIKNNKNFILSVIEQPTSLDSPVKPKRKLIIAVAGISALFSGIFLAFVAEWWNNVRARRKN from the coding sequence ATGAACGAGCAAGGACGAAAGGAACAATACTCTGATGAGATTGACCTTTATGAACTGCTTCTCGTGCTTAAAAAAAGGCTCAAGCTTATCGTTGCTGTTTCTTTCATCGGGCTTTTAATAGGAGGCTTGGTAGCTTTTCTATCTCCCGATATTTATCAGGCAAGGGCAACTCTTTGGGTAGACTCTTTGATTGGTCAGTCTGTTATTGAGAGATTTAAAACAAGTGATAGTAAAACATCATTTATAATTCCTTTAGGACAAACCAAGTCGCCAGAGGTCAATAATCTATCTCTATCAATACTTAATAGCCTTGAGTTTAAAAAGAAGGTGCTTGATAGATTGATAAAACAGTATGGAGAAAAAGAAAATATACTCAACTTGACTAAATCAATCAATAAAGGCCAAGGAGACATTGTTTTTAAGGCTGAGATAGACAAAAAGACAGGGAGCATTAATCTAATTTCTGAACAGAAGGATAAAAAATTTGCTGAGGATATTCTCAGGTATGCAATAGATGAATTTGAAAAGGAGCTTGGAAAAACCTCTCAGACCTACGCTGAGGCAATATCAACACAAAAAGAAAAAATTAAAAATAATAAAAATTTCATATTAAGCGTTATAGAACAGCCTACCTCTCTTGATTCTCCCGTAAAACCAAAAAGAAAGCTCATTATAGCTGTGGCTGGAATAAGCGCACTTTTTTCAGGGATTTTTCTTGCCTTTGTGGCTGAGTGGTGGAATAATGTTAGAGCAAGAAGGAAAAATTAA
- the wecB gene encoding non-hydrolyzing UDP-N-acetylglucosamine 2-epimerase, with protein sequence MRKILMIFGTRPEAIKMAPLYWEFKKYQEDFDVKVCVTAQHRQMLDQVLNFFNIKPDYDLNLMRNNQSLFNITSDSIVELEKVYDDFNPHIVLVQGDTTTSFTSALSAYYKKIKVAHIEAGLRSGNKYSPFPEEINRVLVGHIADYHFAPTEKAKQNLYNEGIRENVWVVGNTVIDALFLGLRILEENEELRSKIELYFNGIFEFQREKIILVTGHRRESFGEGFENICNALKEIAESYPELKIIYPVHLNPNVREPVNRILNGIKNIFLLEPLEYPYLIWLMSKSFLILTDSGGIQEEAPSLGKPVLVMREVTERVEGIEAGTASLVGIKKENIVKAVQSLIENTSEYHKMARAINPYGDGLSSKRIVEIIRSI encoded by the coding sequence TTGAGAAAAATATTAATGATATTTGGGACGAGGCCAGAGGCAATAAAGATGGCTCCTCTTTACTGGGAATTTAAAAAATATCAAGAAGATTTTGATGTAAAAGTTTGTGTGACTGCTCAACACAGACAAATGCTTGACCAAGTTTTGAATTTTTTTAATATAAAGCCAGACTACGACCTAAATCTGATGAGGAACAATCAGAGCCTCTTTAATATAACATCTGACAGTATTGTGGAACTTGAGAAGGTTTACGATGACTTTAATCCTCATATTGTTTTAGTTCAAGGAGATACAACAACCTCTTTTACGAGCGCGCTTTCGGCATATTACAAAAAAATAAAGGTTGCCCATATTGAGGCAGGGCTGAGAAGCGGCAATAAATATTCACCCTTTCCAGAAGAGATAAACAGAGTCTTGGTTGGACACATTGCTGATTATCATTTTGCACCTACGGAAAAGGCAAAACAAAATTTGTATAACGAGGGAATAAGGGAAAATGTTTGGGTTGTTGGGAATACAGTAATTGATGCTTTATTTTTAGGATTGAGAATTTTAGAGGAAAATGAGGAGCTCAGGTCTAAAATTGAACTTTATTTTAATGGAATTTTTGAATTTCAGCGAGAAAAGATAATATTAGTTACAGGGCATAGAAGAGAAAGCTTTGGTGAAGGATTTGAAAACATTTGCAATGCCTTAAAAGAGATTGCTGAGAGTTATCCAGAATTAAAGATAATCTATCCGGTTCATCTAAATCCTAATGTAAGAGAGCCAGTCAATAGAATATTAAATGGGATTAAGAATATTTTTCTCTTAGAGCCTCTGGAATATCCATATTTGATTTGGTTAATGTCAAAATCTTTTCTGATATTGACTGATTCTGGTGGAATTCAAGAAGAAGCACCTTCTTTAGGAAAGCCGGTATTGGTTATGAGAGAAGTAACAGAGAGAGTTGAGGGAATAGAGGCCGGAACTGCAAGTCTTGTAGGCATCAAGAAAGAAAATATTGTAAAGGCAGTTCAGAGTTTAATTGAAAATACCTCTGAATATCATAAAATGGCAAGGGCTATAAACCCTTACGGAGACGGTCTATCAAGCAAGAGAATTGTGGAGATAATAAGAAGTATTTGA